The Scyliorhinus torazame isolate Kashiwa2021f chromosome 29, sScyTor2.1, whole genome shotgun sequence genome includes the window agagaattCGAGAATGCAGTCAACTGAAGGCACGACTGTCAAAGGTGAAGCGATTAAAATCGCAGGAAGCCAGAATCGAGGGAATGCCGAGCTCTCAGGGGGGTTACTGGCTGGAGAGGTAACAGGAATAGGGAGAGGCCAGGTCATGCCTGGTGACAGGGATTGGGCGAGGAGGACATTGGAGAAATTGAAGTGAGGGGGTCGCAAAAGTGAATCCAGAGACAGAAGTGAAGAGTTAAGCAACACTGAGGTGCTGGAAACAGCCAGTTCTggtgaccatgatgtggagatgccgccgttggactggggtgggcagagtaagaagtctgacaacaccaggttaaagtccaacaggttggtttcgaatcactagctttcagagcactgctccttcctcaggttaacctggtgttgtaagagactTCTTGCAGTTCTGGTGATGGCAGGGGAGTGAGGTTTGGAGCTTGCTCAGGACCAAGCAGAAGCTATTGGTCTTACACAATATGAAGAAACCTCTCCTAAACGGCCAACCCCTTCAGTCTGAGACCCACGGgcccatgttctagattccccagccagaggTAACATCTTCTCAtcatgtcaagccccttaagactgctgtatgtttgaatgagatcaactctcattctttAAAGCTCCAAAAATATAGGCCTAGTCTGGTCAATCTCTCCCCTTGGGACAATCCTCTCATCCCATAAATCAGTGGACCTTAATTGGACTTCACCTAGGACAAACATGCCCCCCTTATATAAAGAGACTAAAACAACACATTGTATCCCATTTGCCTCACCAAGGTCCCAAATAATTGGAGTTAAGAAGTCTTTATTCCTATACGCCAATCAATTTGTAACATACCGTTTGCCTCCTTAATTGCAAGCTATTCCATCACGTTATCTTTCTGTGACTGGAGACACTAATTCTGATTGTGAATCGGAAAAGTATGGAAAGGTAAGATCCCATCCCTAGTTCGCGTAACGTTCGTTGCTCGCTCTGTGAAGTAACGTACCTGTAGCACTGGGATGCAAAGTCCAAAGATGCAGACAGCCACAACGTTCTCCTTCAGCCACTCAATAACCTTTTCATAGCAGGCCTACCGACACAAGGAAAAAAATTAAACCCTATGGAGAACTGAACGTCACGTGGCTTTAAGGCTTAAAGGGACAGTCCGCTATGTTGCACAGTGCTCCAACACAGGACTTCCCCTGATTGGCAATATTACTCTGCTTGTATTTTCTTTCTGATTTAAATTTagagtccaatccacctaccctgcacatctttgagttgtgggggtgagacccacgcagacatggggagaatgtgcaaactccacacggacagtgacccggggctgggatcgaacccgggtgctcggtgcagtgaggcagcagtgctaaccactgcgccacctctgGTTGTGTTTTCAATTCTAAATTTGCGATGACTGATTCCTTCTCTGATTGGAACCCagaaacaggagttggccattcagcctcttgagcctatTTTTCCATTCAATGAGACTCATTCTGTACACCCAAtttacccccacatcccaaaatacCTTTGGCTCACAAAAATCTCTCAATCTTAACTTGAAAATTAACAATTGTTCGCGCATCAATTGCTGTTTCTGGAATAGAGTTCCAACCTTCTGCTAATCTTTTCACGTAGAAGTGTTTTTTAATCCCACTCCTGAAACGCTGTCTCTCATTTTTCGCTGGGTAGCGAAATTCCAGGATTAACGACCTTCCGAgacgaaattccccctcatctccgtCTGAACTGGAAGATCTCTTATTCTGAAGCAATGCCCCCTGGGTTGTAGGCCGGAGTTCTCCGGCTGTTGCGATTCTCTGCTCGCactgcacccccgcccgtgggttccccGGCAGCAAGGGAAGacttcgatgggaaatcccattgacaagcagcggtggGAGTTGGGAATACCGTCGGCAGCGAACGGCGtgctgccgggaaacatgcgggggaccagagaatccagcccatagatttACCCACGAGGTGGGGGGagacatcctttcagcatctacctTGTCGAACCTCCTCAGAACCTTATGTTTCAAAAagtcatgagggcagcacggtggagcagtggttagcactgctgcctcatggcgccgaggtcccaggtttgatcccggccctgggtcactgtctgtgtggagtttgcacattctccccgtgtctgcgtgggtcgcgcccccacaacccaaagatgtgcaggctaggtggattgtacacgctaaattgccccttaattggaaaaaatgaattggatattctaggcCCAATCTTTCCTGATAAGGACGTGCAAAAGTGCACAATTGGAGGatcgcagagatctcagagggctgCCGgggtggaggaggtcacagagagggGACCGCAGCGCCTACGGACAACTAACGCGCGACTCACGTCTTTCCACCAGGTATTGGAATTAGTTGAGCAGTCGTCGACCAGTTTGAAACAGCACGAGGTGGGCACCTTTGTTCCGTTTAAGATGTTGAACCAGTCTTCGTAATGCACCACGCCACAACAGCGGAACTGGACAGGGGAGGGAACACACATGGTACACGGTCAGTTTCTCTACTAACCCAAACTCCTGCCCAGTAACAGTTGAGAGGGAAGGTACACCAGTGGAATGACCTTACATCTGTCTGCACAATGTCCCAGCCACTTGTCAGCCCACTGTTACCCGAGGTGTTGTAGAATTGCAGCCCATTCTTCAGCTCCTCCTTCGCGTAACTATTTATCTAGGATCAATACACAATAGAAAAAAAGTACATGGGTTTGCCGGCAAACTATTAGTtccatacagctgaaggtggtgtatagagcacggcttacaagggcgaggatgagccggctctttgagggggtagaagaggtgtgtgaacgttgtgggggggccctgcaaaccactttcatatgctttggtcctgtccaaaactggaggattactggaaggaggttttttggggtaatctctaaagtggtgcacgtgaaactggacccgagcccccgggaggccatattcggggtgtcggaccagccggggttggaaacgggcgcggaggccgatgtcgtagccttcgcctcgttgatcgcctgaaggtggatcctgttagggtggagatcaacctctccaccctgtgccctggcggggcgggggggacctgctggaattctcagCGCTTGAGAAAGTCAAATTCAgggcaggatggagggattctacaattcatgggaattattcattatgtactttcgagaattggatcacatcgaacattaggggggttgggggttggggggagcggggactgtgtgtgttaatggtgactgtgggtgattcctgatccctttttgtcatttgtttatgttaacatgcgggctaatgtctggggtttggtgggaggatgggatcgttgttattgacatggggattgacattacattcgttactgattattgttggtggtgtaaatttgggagaaaatgtgaaaaaggaggagaataaaaaatattttaaaaagcaaaacaattaGTTCCAATATTAATAGCTGGCTGATCAATCAAACACTGCTTGATCAATGAATTTGAATACAAGACGACAACAGATCAATCAGATCCACAGGGTGAGTGATCCAAGCAGACGCCAGGCCCCAGCTGATTGATTGAGCCAACCTCGTGTCGGGATTTCAGTGTATATCGTGTTGGTGCCCGTCAGCCTGGGTTTGGGTGGGGCCGAGTGTCGGGGACACTGATGTTAAATGTTTGGGCGAAGTGGGAACCCGCACTTACGCTTTCCTGGTTACACAGGAACAAGATTCCGATGATCATTTCGAGGAGGAAGATGACCAGGAGAACCACGAAGAACTGGAAGGGAAGAACAACGAATGTCATGAAGAGTTGGAATTGGAAACCAAATGAAAACAGAGACATGCATTGCCCCATCGTGAGCAGCAGACAATGATattacagacatggggagatggtggtgcattggtattatttcatagaatttacagtgcagaaggaggccattcggcccatcgagtctgcaccggctcttggaaagagcaccctacccaaggtcaacacctccaccctatccccataaccagtaaccccacccaaaactaagggcaattttggacactaagggcaatttatcatggccaatccacctaacctgcacatctttggactgtgggaggaaaccggagcacccggaggaaacccacgcacacacggggagaacgtgcagactccgcacagacagtgacccaagccgggaatcgaacctgggaccctggagctgtgaagcaattgtgctatccacaatgctaccgtgctgcccttattgttgctggactagtaa containing:
- the LOC140404035 gene encoding tetraspanin-4-like translates to MGQSCLQCTKYLLFIFNLIFWLGGCGLLGVGVWLVITQGNFVTLSSSFPSLTAANFFIAAGSVIMIVGFLGCLGAVIENRCLLLSFFVVLLVIFLLEMIIGILFLCNQESINSYAKEELKNGLQFYNTSGNSGLTSGWDIVQTDFRCCGVVHYEDWFNILNGTKVPTSCCFKLVDDCSTNSNTWWKDACYEKVIEWLKENVVAVCIFGLCIPVLQILGLVSSLVMYCQLVKTEKQYS